One region of Acidimicrobiia bacterium genomic DNA includes:
- a CDS encoding ABC transporter ATP-binding protein, which yields MSSPAHAVDVVALEKRYGTVQAVDGISFFIDTGEVFGLLGPNGAGKTTTVEILEGYRRADAGEVRVLGVDPWRDGALLRSQIGVMLQEGGLYPGIRPLEALQLFASYYDHSDDPDRLLDLVGLREAEHTLVRRMSGGQQQRLSLALALIGRPSLVFLDEPTAGLDPHARATTWALIRELRDRGATVVLTTHAMQEAEQLCDRVGIVHHGRLVAYGTPSELTTNAAADMRFSAASGLDLEKLAHALVLPAARAHEVRPGDYVVDAPATPALVAALAAWLDDQDVLLSELRAGQGSLEDVFLRLTGEESE from the coding sequence GTGAGCAGTCCCGCGCACGCGGTCGATGTCGTCGCGCTCGAGAAGCGCTACGGCACCGTGCAGGCGGTCGACGGCATCTCGTTCTTCATCGACACCGGCGAGGTGTTCGGACTGCTCGGGCCCAACGGAGCGGGGAAGACCACGACCGTCGAGATCCTCGAGGGCTACCGCCGAGCGGACGCGGGCGAGGTGCGCGTGCTCGGCGTCGACCCGTGGCGCGACGGCGCGCTGCTCCGTTCGCAGATCGGTGTGATGCTCCAGGAGGGTGGGCTCTACCCGGGCATCCGCCCGCTCGAGGCGCTGCAGCTCTTCGCCTCGTACTACGACCACTCCGACGACCCCGACCGGCTGCTCGACCTCGTGGGCTTGCGGGAGGCGGAGCACACGCTGGTGCGCCGCATGTCGGGCGGTCAGCAGCAGCGCCTGTCGCTCGCGCTGGCGCTGATCGGTCGACCGTCGCTCGTGTTCCTCGACGAGCCGACTGCCGGTCTGGACCCTCACGCGCGCGCCACCACCTGGGCACTGATCCGCGAGCTCCGCGATCGCGGCGCGACCGTCGTGCTCACCACGCACGCGATGCAGGAGGCAGAACAGCTCTGCGATCGCGTCGGCATCGTCCATCACGGCCGTCTCGTCGCGTACGGAACACCGTCCGAGCTCACGACCAACGCGGCCGCCGACATGCGCTTCTCGGCCGCGAGCGGGCTCGACCTCGAGAAACTCGCGCACGCGCTGGTGCTGCCCGCGGCACGCGCGCACGAGGTACGCCCCGGCGACTATGTGGTCGACGCGCCGGCGACGCCTGCGTTGGTCGCAGCACTTGCCGCGTGGCTCGACGACCAGGACGTGCTGCTGAGCGAGCTCCGCGCCGGGCAGGGCTCCCTCGAGGACGTGTTTCTGCGCCTCACCGGGGAGGAGAGCGAGTGA
- a CDS encoding ABC transporter permease — MKARAVTAQTRVEMLLTVRRGESLLVTLAIPLGILVFFTKVDAVNTTLPHPVDFLVPGVLALAVMSSAMVSLGIATGYERRYGVLKRLGSTPLTRAGLLGAKTLNVLAFEVFQTIAIVGTGIALGWDPSGGLVAAVSLLLLGTIAFAGIGMLLAGTLRAEANLAIANGLFLVLLFLGGMAYPLYKLPDVLETFAKALPAAALSETLRGVLEAGRSFPTGELAVLVIWAIAAPLAAARWFRWEE; from the coding sequence GTGAAGGCGCGCGCGGTGACTGCGCAGACACGCGTCGAGATGCTGCTCACCGTCCGGCGCGGCGAGAGCCTGCTCGTGACACTCGCGATCCCGCTCGGCATCCTCGTGTTCTTCACCAAGGTCGACGCGGTGAACACCACGCTCCCGCACCCGGTCGACTTCCTCGTTCCGGGCGTGCTCGCGCTGGCGGTGATGTCGAGCGCGATGGTGAGCCTCGGCATCGCCACCGGATACGAGCGGCGCTACGGCGTGCTCAAGCGGCTCGGGTCGACTCCGCTCACGCGCGCGGGGCTCCTCGGGGCGAAAACGCTGAACGTGCTCGCGTTCGAGGTTTTCCAGACGATCGCGATCGTCGGCACCGGCATCGCGCTGGGTTGGGACCCGTCGGGCGGCCTGGTCGCGGCGGTCAGTCTCCTGTTGCTCGGCACGATCGCGTTCGCGGGGATCGGCATGCTGCTCGCCGGCACGCTCCGCGCCGAGGCAAACCTCGCCATCGCGAACGGGCTCTTCCTCGTGCTGCTCTTCCTCGGCGGGATGGCCTACCCGCTGTACAAGCTGCCCGACGTGCTCGAGACGTTCGCCAAGGCACTGCCCGCCGCCGCGCTCTCCGAGACGCTGCGCGGTGTCCTCGAAGCCGGCCGATCGTTCCCGACCGGCGAACTCGCGGTGCTCGTGATCTGGGCGATCGCCGCGCCACTGGCGGCCGCGCGCTGGTTCCGCTGGGAGGAGTAG